The Streptomyces durmitorensis genome contains the following window.
CAACACCCCGTTCAACGACTACGACTTCGCGACGAAGAAGTCGGGCGCGAAATTCGACTGCGCGAAGATCGTGAACGATTCGCCGAACAACACAGGACTGCGTGAACTGCCGCCTGCGCAGCCCGCGACCGTCTGGTACGCCTACTCCGCCTCCGAGAAGTTCCCCGAACTCGGCACGGGTGGCGGCGGACCGATGAGCGGTCCCGTCTACGACTACGACGCGGACAACCCGTACAAGACCAAATTCCCCGAGTACTTCGAGGGGAAGTGGTTCAACTACGAGCTGACGCGGCAGTGGTTCAAGGTCTTCTCCATGCAGGAGAAGGACCAGACGTTCACCGATCCGCGCTTCGATCCCGCCAAGTCGGGCGATCTGAACTCGATCAACTCGATCTTCCCCGATCTGAAATGGAACCAGCCCTTCGACGCCGACTTCGGTCCTGACGGCGCGATGTACGTCATCGACTTCGGGCTCGGCAGCGGCACGGGCCGCGGCGGCAGCAACGAAGGCGCGGGCATCTACCGCATCGACTACGTGGCGGACGGACGGCTGCCCGACGCCCGTGTCACGGCCACTCCCGACAACGGCAGCACCCCGCTCAAGGTCACCTTCTCCAGCGCGGGTTCGGGGCTGCCGGGCGACAAGCCGGTCACGTACGCGTGGGACTTCGACGGGAACGGCACGACCGACTCGACCGAGGCGAACCCGACGTACACCTACACCGAGAAGGGGCAGTTCAGCGCGCGTCTGAAGGTGACGGGGCCGGACGGGCTGAGCGGTCTGGCCGTGCAGGAGATCACCGTCGGGAACACCCGGCCCGTGGTGACGATCCAACAGCCGCCGAACGGCGGCACGTTCAGCTTCGGGGACACGATTCCGTTCAAGGTCAAGGTGACGGACAAGGAGGACGGGCCGATCGACTGCAAGCGGGTCGTCGTCCAGTCCCAGCTCGGGCACGACACCCATCTGCACCCGCTGGACAACTACACCGGCTGCGCGGGCGAGATCGTCACGGACGCGGGCGACAGTCATGGCGCCGGCCAGAATCTCTACTACGGGATCACGGCCCAGTACGAGGACAAGGGCGCGTCCGGTGTGCCCGCTCTGACGGGTTCCTCCTCGCTGACCCTGCGGACCTCCTTCCGCGAGGGCGAGCACCGCACCGCCACCGGCGGCGCGCACGAGGGTGCGGTCATCGGTGACCGCGCGGACGCCTCCGGCGGCAAACGGCTCATCGAGATCGAGGACGGCGACTGGGTGTCGTTCGACCCGGTGAACCTCAAGGGCGTCGACTCCCTGACGGTGGGCGCCGCTTCGGGCGGCCTCGGGGGCGACATCGAGTTCCGCGCCGGTTCTCCCACGGGCAAGCTGCTCGGCAAGGTGAGCGTGCCGAACACGGGCGGTTGGGGCAACTTCATCTCGCCGACCACCGAACTGGCCGACCACGAGGGCACGACGAAGCTGTACGCCGTCTTCACCAACCCCGAGTGGTCGTCCGACAAGGAAGACCTCCTGACGGTCGACTGGCTGCACTTCAACGGCCCCGGAGTCGAGAAGAAGGCAGGCGCGAAGGTGACGGCCAAGGCGGCACCGGGCAGCGGCAGCGCTCCCCTCGCCGTCAAGCTCACGAGCACGGTGCAGCTCCCGGAGGGCCGCACCGCGGCCTCGTACCACTGGGACTTCGGCGACAACGCCAAGCCCACCGGCACGGAGAGCGGCAGCGCCGAGCACACGTACGCGCGCAAGGGCACGTACACGGCGCATCTGACCGTCACCGACGACAAGGGCGACACGACGACCGGCGCTGTCCGGATCACGGCGAAGTGAGGGCATCCATGTCAGCCATGAAGAGATCAGGACTGAACGGGACCAGACGTGCCTTTCTCGGTACGTCGATGGGGCTCGCGGCAGCCGTCGGTACCGCACTGCCCGCGCGCGCGGGTGAGGCGTCGCGGTGCCGGCGCATCCCGCGCGGCGGCATCGGCATGCACCTCTACACGATGCGCGACGTCCTCGCACAGGACTTCGCGGGCACGCTGGAGCAGCTCGCCGACATCGGCTACGCGACCGTGGGGGTGAGCGGCCGGCACGGGAACAGCGCGGCCGACATCCGACGGATGCTCGACGCGGTGGACCTGAAGGCGGTCCTCGAACACGTCGCGTACGACACGCTCAAGGGCAGCGGCCTGCCCCAGGCCCTCGATGATCTGCACACCCTTGGCGCGAAGTGGCCGGTGGTGCCGAGCCTGCCCGGCGCGCTGCACACGCCGGACGGATTCCGGGAAGCGGCACGGCAGTTCAACCGCATCGGACAGGCGTCGCGCGACGCGGGCCTCGGCCCTGTCCTGTTCCACAACCACGGCACGGACCATGTGGTGGTGGGCGGCACGAGCCTGTACGACATCCTCGTCACCGAGACCGACCCGCATCTGGTCGGCTTCGAACTGGACGTCTACTGGGCGGCGAAGGGCGGCGCGGATCCGGCGACGTACTTCGTACGGCACCGGCGGCGCTTCCCCGCGCTCCATGTGAAGGACATGGCGCCGGACGGCGGCTTCGCCGATGTCGGCTCGGGGACACTGGACTTCGCCGCGATGTTCGACCACGCGCGCGTGGGCGGCGTCAAGCAGTGGCTGGTGGAGCACGACACCCCCAGCGATCCGTTCGCCACGGCACGCAACAGCTACGCCTATCTGGCGGCGCTGCGGTACTGACGTGCCGGGTCGTCCGGCCGGGGTGCGCCCGAACCGACCACCTTCTTAAAGAAGAGGGTCGTCGGGTGGAGCGCCCCGGCCGGGTCGGCCGCGTAGTCGGGAATGACCCCGGCCGCCGTCCAACCTCCGGTCCGGTAGAGGGACTCGGCGGGGCTGCCCGTCTCCGTGTCCAGGACCAGCAGGGTCACGCCCGCTTCGGCCGCCGCCTGTTCCGCCGTGGCCAGGAGGGTGCGGGCGAGGCCCTGCCCGCGCGCGGAGCCGTGGACCATCAGCTTGAGGATCTCGGCGCGGTGCCTGCCGTTGGGCTTGTCCACGAAGCCGACGCTGACGGTCCCGGTGACCCGCTCGGCGTCGCGCACGGCCCAGACGGCGAGGCGTCCTTCCGCCACCGCCGGGGCCAGGCCCCGCCACCAGTCGGCTGCGGCCGTCGGGGCGAGGGGCTTGAGGAAGCCGAGGGACGATCCGCCGTCCACGACGTCGGCGAGCAGGGCACCCAAGTCGTCCGCTGCCGCGATGAGTTGTTCCGCACAGAGGCGTATCGGCGTTCGGTCATCCCTCATCGCGCGACCACCACCAGGGCGTACCGCACGGTCCGCTGCCCCACGCACCGGAACCGTGTAGGCCCCCACAGCCGGAAGCGCAGGCAGTCCCCGGCGTCCAGGGCGTGCGGGTCGCCCTGGACGGTGACCTCCAGCGCCCCGTCGAGCACCCAGATGTGCTGCTCGATGCCGGGCACGGGAGGCCGGTCGTACGCGACGTCCGCGCCCGGTTCCAAGCGGCCCTCGACGAGTTCGCCGCGCAGCCCCGCGTGGGGCGGCGACACCGACCGCCGCACGAAGCCGGACGCGCTGTCGGTCCACACGCCCTGCTCGGCCGCGCGCACCAGCTGCGCGGGCTCGGCCTCCACCTCGCTCAGGAGCTGCGACATGGTGCGTTCGTAGACGGCGCAGAGCCGGTTCAGGAGGGACGCGGTGGGGCTGATCTCCGCGCGTTCGGCCCGTGACAGGGTGGAGCGGCTCACGCCACTGAGGTCCGCCAACTCGCCCAGGGACCAGCCGCGTTCCGCGCGCAGCTCGGCGAGGCGGGCGGCGAGCCGGTCGTCGACGCCATCGTGTTCCATATCTGGCACGCTATCCCGAATGTGGGACGGGTGCCTAGCGCCGACCCCTGTGGCTCACACCTCACTCGTGCGCGGACACCGCCCCGAGGAGCTCGCGAATCCGCCCGGTGGCCTCGCGGAACTCGGCCGTCGCCAGCGTCGTCGCGTACGAACGCTCCGCGGGCAGGCCGACGTCGATGATCTCCTCGACCGTCCCGGGGCGAGGGCTCATCACGACGACGCGGTCCGCGAGATAGACGGCCTCCGGGATCGAGTGGGTCACCAGGAGGACCGTCGTTCCGGTCTCGCGCCAGATCCGGTTCAGCTCGACGTTCATCTGCTCGCGCGTGAGCGCGTCGAGCGCGCCGAAGGGCTCGTCCATGAGCAGCACCGGCGGCTCGTGCAGGAGCGCGCGGCAGAGTGCGACGCGCTGCTGCATGCCGCCGGACAGCTCGTGCGGATAGGCGTCCTCGAAGCCGCCGAGTCCGGTCATGCGGATCAGGTCGTCGGTACGCGCGCGTGCCTCGGCACCGGGGATCCCGCGCATCTCCGCCTGGAGCAGGATGTTGCGGCGTGCGGTGCGCCAGTCCAGGAGCGCGGCGCGCTGGAAGACGTAGCCGATGTCGCGCCGTGGCCCGCGCACCTGTTCGCCGCCGAGGAGCACGTCGCCCGAGGAGGGTGCGAGCAGCCCGGCGACGAGCTTCAGGAGGGTGGACTTGCCGCAGCCCGACGGCCCGACGATCGCCACGAACTCGCCCGCGCCGACGTTCAGCGAGACGTCCTGCAACGCGGTGACGTCCTTCTTCTTCGTACGGAAGCGGACGGCGACGTCGTCGATGCGCACCGCGGACGGCCTCGCGTCCCCCGCCGTGGCACGTGAATCGTCGCTCATCCTGAGCGTCGCGTCCTTCGTCATTCCTCTGCCGCCCCTCAGCCCTTGATCCCCTTGGCCGCGTCCCAGTACTCCGCGACGGGCTTGGCCTTCTTGACCAGGCCCGCCTCGGAGAAGACGTCGATGGTCTGCTGCCAGTCCGCCTCCGTGTTGGCGCCCGGCGCCTTCCCCTTCGTGGCGTCGGTGTGCAGCAGCGTCAGCGTGGTCTTGAACTGCTCGGACAGCACTTCCTTGGGCGGCAGCTGCTCGGACGCGCCGTCCATGGAGGCGACGGCGGGCTCCGGGCTCTTCTCGGCGGCCGCCCATGACTCGCTCACGGCGGTGGTCATGCGCTTGGCCAGATCGCCTCTGCCCTGAAGGGTCTTGGGCCCGGCGATGAGGCCGTTGGAGTAGAAGTTGAGGCCGTTCTCGGAGAAGCGCAGATACGAGACGTCCTTCTTGGCCTTGTTCTGCATGGTGGGGCCCTGGTCGCTCGCGTACCCGAGCAGCGCGTCCGTCTTGCCGGAGATCACCGCGGCGATCTTGCCCGCCGGGTCGGTGTTCTGGACCTTGACGTCGGAGAGGTCCATGCCGTTCTTCTCCAGGAAGATCGGGAACGTCTTGGTGAGCGCGTCGCCCGCCGTGCCCGCGATCATCTTGCCCTTGAGGTCCGCGGGCGCCTTGATGCCCTGCGCGTCGAAGAACTGCACGGAGGCGGGTGTCGTCTGGAGGAAGACCCCCAGGCTCTTCACCTTGACGCCCTGGTCGACGCCCGCGAGCACCGCCGGTGTGTCCGCCCAGCCGAAGTCGGTCTGCCCGGCGCCGGTCGCCTGCACGGTCTTCTGCGAGCCCTGGCCCGCCCTGATGTCCAGGTCGATGCCGTGCTTCTCGAAGATCTTCTCCTGCTTGCCGTAGTAGAACGGCGCGTGTTCGCCGTAGGGATACCAATTGAGCGTCAGCGTCACCTTGTCGAGCTTCTTGCCGGAGTCACTGGTGCTCGTCCTGTCGTCGTCACCGCCGCAGGCCGTCGCGGTCACCGCGACGAGGGCCAGGGGGACGATTCCGGTGAGCAGTCTGCGCGCGTGCATGGGACGGCCCTTCTCGCGTACGTCGAACATCGGACATGGCGGGGTGGGTGCGCCGGCACCGCGTGGTGGGTGTCAGTAGGCAGTGGTGGCGGCCACGTCCCTGCGGCTCGCGTGCCACGGCAGGAGCAGCTTCTCGGCGATCTCGACGAGCACGAAGAGGACGACGCCGATCAGCGACATGACGAGCAGCCCCGCGAAGAGCATCGGGGTGTCGAGATTTCCGTTGGCCTGGAGGATCACATAGCCGAGGCCTTCGTTCGCGCCGACGAACTCACCCACGACGGCGCCGGTGACGGCGAGCGTGACGGCCACCTTCAGACCGGAGAACAGGTGCGGGAGCGATGCGGGGAAGCGGATCTTGAGGAAGGTCTGCCAGGGCCGCGCGCCCATGGTGGCGGAGAGCTGGAGCATCTCCGGGTCGACGGCCTTGAGCCCGGTCACCATCGAGATGACGACGGGGAAGAAGGCGATCAGGACGGCGATGAGGATCTTGGGGGCGATGCCGAAGCCGAGCCAGACGACGAACAGCGGGGCGATCGCGATCTTCGGCACGACCTGGGCGAAGAGGAGGATCGGATAGAGCGTCTTCTCGACGGTCGTCGAGTAGACCATGACGACCGCGGAGAGGATGCCGACGCCCACGGCGATGAGGAAGCCGAGCAGGGTCTCGTAGGTGGTGACCCATGTGTGCTGCCACAGGTAGTCGGGCTTGTCGAGGATCACGTCGAGGGTCGCGCCGGGCGAGGGCACGAGGTACGCCTCGACCATCTCGGTGGCGGCGATCAGCCACCAGGCCCCGAAGCAGACGAGCAGCAGGACCAGCGGACGCCAGCTCTTCTCGGCCGCCTCGGCGGTACGTTGTCGCAAGGTAGGGCGGCTACGGTCGACAACGCCTGCCGTTTTGACGGGAGTTGCCTGCAGTGCGCTCTGGCTCACGGTGAACTCCCCTGGCATTCAGCGAACTTCGGAGGCAGTTGCGGAGCATCGATGGTGCGGAAACCGCTTTCAGAAAGCGCTTTCTGATAAGGTGTCCGCCACGCTAGTGACTGGCTGACCGCAGGGTCAATAGGTCGGCTCGAAGTTTCGCGGCGCGGGACGAAGGGGGCGCGGTGCGGGCGCTAGGGCGCGAGCAGGAACCCGGGGCGGGGCGGGCGCAGGGACACGGAGCGGGGGCGGGGCAGGGCGCTGGGGAGCAGCCCGGGGCCGGGCGGGGCGCTGGGGAGAAACCCGGGGCCGGGCGGGCGCAGGGACACGGAGCGGGGGCGGGGCAGGGCGCTGGGGAGCAGCCCGGGGCCGGGCGGGCGCGCGGGCGAGAGGCCGCGCGCGGACGGGGAGGCGGGGAAGGGCTCGCGCCCGGACGGGGAGGCGGAGGCGGAGACGGTCGAGGACTCGCGCCCGGACGGAGCGGCGAGCAAGGCCCCGCACCCGGACGGGGAGGCGGGGAAGGGCTCGCGCCCGGACGGGGAGGCGGAGGCGGAGACGGTCGAGGACTCGCGCCCGGACGGAGCGGCGAGCAAGGCCCCGCACCCGGACGGAGCGGCGGTCAAGGGCTCGCGCCCGGACGCGGAGGTGAGCAAGGACCCGGCCCTGGTCTTGGCCCCGCGGTCGGACGAGGGCGCGAGCACGGGCCGCACGTCACTCTGCACGCGGTGGCCCGCGCCGCCGGGGTCTCCCCCGCCACCGCGTCGCGTGCCCTGAACGGCACGACGCGCGTCCGCGAGGACCTGCGGCGCCGGGTGCTCGAAGCGGCGGACCAGCTGGGGTACATCCCCAACGCCCATGCCCAGGCGCTCGCCAGCTCGTCGAACAACACCGTCGGCGTGATCTGCCACGACGTCGGCGACCCCTACTTCGCGGCGATCGCGAGCGGGGTGATGGCGGCGGCGGCCGAGCAGGACCTCCTCGTGATGCTGGCCAGTACCTTCCGCGCGCCGGCGCGGGAGATCGCGTACGTCTCGATGCTGCGGGCGCAGCGGGCCCGCGCGATCCTGCTCATCGGCTCGGGCTTCCAGGACCCCGCGTGGGAGCGGGCGTTGGAGTCGGAGCTCGCTCCCTACATACGTGACGGGGGCCGCGTCGCCGTGGTCAGCCGGCACCGCAGCCTGCGCGTGGACACGGTGCAGCCGGAGAACCGGGCGGGGGCGGGTGCGCTGGCGCGGGCGCTGCTGTCCCTGGGCCACCGGGAGTTCGCCGTACTCACCGGCCCCGAACGGCTCACCACGGTCGCGGACCGCCTGGCCGGGTTCCGCGCGGCGCTGACCGACGCGGGGGTCGCCCTTCCCCCGGAGCGGATCGTGGAGGGCGCCTTCACCCGTGACGGGGGCCATGCGGCGGCGGTCGAACTGCTGCGCCGGGGGCAGCGGCCGACGTGCGTCTTCGCGGTGACGGACGTGATGGCCGTGGGGGCGCTGGGTGCGCTGCGGGAACGGGGGCTCCGGGTGCCGGACGACGTGTCGCTCGCGGGCTTCGACGACATCCCCCTGGTCGGGGAACTCACACCACCGCTGACCACCGTTGCGCTGCCGCTGACGCGGATGGGCCGGGACGTGCTGGCCCTCGCCCTTCGCGAGCGGGGCGTGCGGTCGCGTGTGGAACGGGTGCGGGGCGAGGTGGTGCTGCGGGCGAGCACGGGGCGGCCTGCGGCCTGAGGGTTCAGGGCGGAGGGCGGCTACGCCGTGGAGCCGGGCCGCTGGTGACGGGCGGCGAACGACTACGCCACGGAGCCGGGCCGCCGGTCACGGGCGGCGAGCGGCCATGCCACGGCGCCGGGCCGCGGGCCGCGAGCGCTGCGGGCTCCGGCGCGGGCTGCGCATCCTGGCCACGGCCTGGGATCCGGCACCCCGGGCTGCGGCTGCCCCGGCCGTGGGCTCCCACACCGCAGGCCGCGGGCTGGTATCCGCCCTGAACTCCCGCACCACAGGCTGCAACTGACCACTGCCCCGGGACTCCCGCAGAACAGGCCGCGGCCGACATCCACCCTGAACTCCCGCACCACAGAGTGCGACTGGCACCCGCCCTGCGCTGCGGCACCCACCGCTGGCGGTTCACCGCGCCCTGGGGCGCCGCCGCCAGGAGATCCCCCGGCACAACTCACTCCCACCCAGTCCCCCGACGCCCCGGCAGTACAGGTTCCGAAGTCGACGCCTTGCGTAGGTGGTCGGCCAGTGACTTCGTTGCCGGGGATGCCGGGCCCGTTTTGGCGCCCCATGCCAGGAGGTGGTGGCGGCGGGCCCAGGGGTCCTGGAGTTCGCATACGTCCAGGGGCTGGGTGGGGTCGATCACTCGGCGCGGGACGATCGCGAGGCCCACGCCCGCTGCGGCCAAGGCCACCAGGACGTTGAGGTTGGCGACCGTGGTGCGGTGGCGTACCACCGGTGCGTGGGGGCCGACATGCCTCTCGATCCAGCGGCGCAGCGAGGCGCCGGCGTCGAGACCGACGAGGGGGTGCTCGGCGGCCTCGCTGTAGGTCAACGACGTACGCCCCGCGAGGATCCCGCCGGGCTGGCCGACCACCACGAGGGAGTCGTCGCCGAGGGGTTCCATCGCCAGACCGCAGTCGCGGGCCTCGTCGTCCAGGACGATGCCCAGGTCCGCCTCGCCGTCGGCCAGCATCCGCACGATCTGCGGCGTGCGCTTCTCGGAGACGCGTACGTCGGTGTCCGGGTGCGCCCGGAGGAACGAGACCAGGGCCTGCGGCACGAGTCGGTGCACCGCCGAGCCTCCGCCGAGGAGGGTCAGCGGCGCGGTCGGGGATCTCGTATAGCTCGCGACCGCGCTCTCCAGCCGCACGGTCTGGGCGAGGACCTCGCGCGCGTGCCGGGCCAGCGTGGACCCCGCCGGGGTGGGGCGCACTCCCCTGCGGCCGCGGATCAGCAGCGCCACTCCTGCCTGCTGCTCAAGGGAGCGGACCCGCGCGCTGGCCGACGGCAGACTCAGGTGCATCCGGCGGGCACCCGCCGTGATCGACCCCTCCGTCACGATGTCGAGGAAGAGCCGTAGATCGTCCAGGTCGTAGCGCACGCTCGTGAGCCTAAGGCACAGCCTTAGGCTGGGTACACCGATAACGCATTGTGGGCCCGCCCGTCACAGGGCGATGCTCGGCGGGTGCCCGAAATTCTGCTCGTCCTGCTGGCAGGCATCGCCGCCGGAGCGCTGAACTCCGTCGGCGGCGGAGGCACGTTCGTGGCGCTGCCCGCGCTGGTCGCGGTCGGCCTGTCCCCGGTGACGGCGAACGCGTCGTCGACCATCGCCCTCGTGCCGGGTGCCGTGGCCAGCGGATGGGTCTACCGACGCGAACTCACCCCGGTCGGGGCGACGTCCACCACAGCGCTGACGGTCATCAGTGTGATCGGAGGCGGACTCGGCGCCGCCCTGCTCCTCACGCTCCCCGCGGCGTCGTTCGACGCCGCCGTGCCCTGGCTGCTCGCCTTCGCCACGGTGGTTCTCGCCTTCGGCCGCCGCCTCTCCCGCGCGGTGAGCAGTGCGCTCGGCCGCGAGATCGGCATCAGCTCCCGGGCCGTACTGATCGGGCAGTTCTTCTTCGCTCTGTACGGGGGATACTTCGGCGGCGCCGTAGGCATCATGATGTTCGCCCTGTGGGGCATCGGCCTCGGCCTCGACACCGCGGTCAGCAATCCGATGCGGGTCACCCAGATCGCGGCCATCAACCTCAGCGCGACCGCGCTGCTCCTCGTCGCATCGGACGCACTGAGCGCCCCGCTCGTCCTGGCCCCCATGTTCGTCGGCGCACTGGCGGGCGGCTTCGCCGGCGCCCACTTCGCACGCCGCCTCTCCGACCGGCTGCTGCGGAGCATCATCCTGACCACCGCCGTGACGATGACCGTCCTCTACTTCGTGCGCGGTTGAGGCCGATCGACATGGACGACGAGGACTTCGCTACCGCCGTGTCGCCGTACGCGGCTTGCACCGAATCGCCGTACACCGACGCGGCGCGCGCACGTCTCGCGATGGCCCACGAGGCGTGCGACCTTGCCGACCTCGCGCGTGCCGCCGTACCGGTCGGCGAGCATGAGCTGCTTCCCGACGGCACCGCAGGCTCCCCCGGATCCGTACTGGCCGACGCGGCGCTGGTACTCAGGGCCGCGCACCGGTTCTTCGAGGCCGCCGCCGTGACCGAGCGCCTCGGTGGTGCGAGCTGGCAGGTCATCGGCGACGTCCTGGGCGTGGACGCACGCACGGCGCGAGCACGCTTCGCCGCGGCCGAGTCCTGCTTCCGGGAGGAGATCTCCCCCGACAGCGACTTCGACCGCGACCACGAGCACCGCCCCGACCGCGACCGCGACCACGAACTCAGCGAGGCAGGCCCGTGGTGGCGGGCCTACACCCTCGGCAACCCACTCGAAGCCGCACGCGACCTCGACGACTGGGTCCTGCGCCACGAGGACGGGGACGCCGACCTCGGCCCCGCACCCGTCTCCGGTGGCCTGGCAACACAGAGCAACAAGTGGAGCCCGCTGGAAGGCAGTTGAAGCCCGCGCCATGTCATGGGTGAGAACCGGCCCCGTCCATTCCGGGCGCGTCCCGCCCCGCCGCGCGCCCCGCCAACGGATGCGCCGACGGGGAGAGTTGACGCCACCTGCGTCGACGCCTGCGCGGATGACCGCCACGCGCACCGGTAATTGAGGGGTTAATAGCCGCCGAAATCCACCTGTATCAGCAAACGGGCGCAGCTCCTACTCTGTGAGGCGCACACGCGGGGGATCACTGTCCGTCTTCCACGGAGGTTGGCAATGTCTGCGTTGTCCGAGGGGATCTACCTGCTCAAGAACGAGGCGAGCGGGCTGTACGCGGGAGTGCAGGGAGCCAGGACCGCACAGAGCGTCCCGGTCGTGCAGCAGGAGCTGAACCCGCAAGGAGCCGCCCGGCACAGTCAGTTGTGGCATCTGCGGCCCGACGCCGCCGAGGAGGGTGCCTGGACGCTGCAGAACGTGCACAGCACCTTGCGCATGGACCTCATGACCGGCCGCGGCCGCGTGGGCTCGCCGGTGCAGCAGTGCCCACCGGAGACCCGGCAGGACCTGCTGGCGTCCCAGCTGTGGCGGCCGGTGGCGGTCGGCGACGACCGGTACACGCTGGCCAACGTGAACAGCGGCCACCTGCTGTCCGTCCACGACGACAGCAGCGCGCCCGACGCGGCCCTGGAGCAGGCCGGCAAGCCCACCATGGGGCCCCGCCCCGCACAGGAGTGGCGCTTCGAGCGGGTGCCGAGTCGCGGCGAGGTCAAGGCGTTCGACGCGCTGACGGCCACCGTGGTCTCCGCCGGGGGCGGCATCCTCGGCTCGGTCCTCGGTTCCCTGAGCGGCGCGGCCAAGCAGGCGCTCGACGCGGGCGGCGGGATCTTCGAGTCGGCGGCCAAGGCGATCCCGGACAGCGGCACGCCCTACGTACGCTTCGAGGGCTTCCGCGGCGACGAGTTCATCCGCTTCTCCAAGCGGCGCGGCATCGAGGCAGGACCGCGGAAGCTCGCCGACCAGTTCCCGCACCTGCCCAAGCCCTTCAGCGACGGCTTCGACGCCGTCGGTCCCGCTGCCAAGCGCGGCGGTCACACGTATCTGGGCTTCACCGGGGGCCAGGCCGTCGAGTTCTCCGACAAGGGCCACGGCCCCGTCCAGGACGCGGAGCACTTCCTGCACCACGCCCTGCTCGAACAGGTCGGCGAGCTGTGCGACGTCACCGGCTTCGGTGCCGACGGAGGAAGGCTGCTGGTCTTCGGCCGCAGGGACACCTGCACCGCGGGGGTCGGCCCGGTGCGTGGGCCGTCCCACCAGCGGTTCCAGCTGACGGCCGCACCCGATGCCTTCGGGTTCGGGCCGGACGCGGCGACCACGGCCGTCAGCGAATCCACGGCGCACTATTTCCTCACCAAGGGCGACGAGTTCGTCGTCGTCTCCGAGGACAAGCTCATCCAGGGCCCGGCCAGGCTCACCGAGGCCTACCCGTTCCTCGACGGCCTCTGGATGTAGCCAACGGCGCCGTCGCCGGCGTCCGCACCCGGTCAGGTCCGGTCCCGTCGGGCGCACCGCCGACGGGGCCGGGCCGCAGCCTGGCACGGCCGCTATCCCGCGGCTTCGCCCAGGGCATCGAGCACCGGACGGATCAGCGGGTGCTCCTCCGCCCCGCAGCGCACCGCCGCGAACACCCGGCGGGTGGGAGCCACGCCCTCCACGGGGCGGATCACCACCCCCGAGACGTCCATGCCCCGCAGCGCCGACCGCGGCACCAGGGCCACGCCCGCCCCCGCCGATGCCAGGGCGACCACCGCCCGGAAGTCGTCCGACCAGTGTTCGAGCAGGGGCTGGAAGCCCGCGGCCTCGCAGGCGAGTATCACCACGTCATGGCAGGGGTTGCCCGCGAAGGGACCGATCCACGCGTCCTTGGCGAGCTCCGCGAGCGGCACGCGCTCCGCCGCCGCGAGGCGATGCGTCTCGGGGAGCACCGCGTCGAACGGCTCCGCGTACAGCGGGACCCGCGTGAGGCGCGGATCGTCCGCGCCGGGAGCGCCTCGGTACTCCACCGCCACGGCGACGTCCACCTGCCGGTCGAGCACCATCGGCAGGCTCGCGTCGCCCTCCGCGTCCTGGACCCGCACCCGGATCCCGGGCGCCGCGGACGAGAGACGGGCCAGGGCGGGACCGACCACCAGGGCGATCCCCGTGGCGAAGGACGCCACGGTCACCGTCCCGGCCGCGCCCGAGCTGTACGCGGCGAGCTCCGCCTCGGCCCGTTCCAGCTGGGCGAGGACCGCGTTCGTGTGGGAGAGCAGGATCTCGCCCGCCGGGGTGAGACGGACCCCGCGGGCACCCCGCTCGACCAGGCGGTGGCCCGTCTCCTGCTCCAGGGCCGTCAGCTGCTGGGACACCGCGGACGGCGTGAGGTAGAGCGCGGCGGCAGCGGCCGTGACCGTGCGGTGGTCGGCCACCGCACGGAGGATGTGCAGCCGCCGCGCTTCAATCATGAGGCCGATTCTCCCAAACCACCGGACGCACCCGTACCAGCGGCCTCAGCCGGAGGCTCAGGTGCCCGAGGCGTCCAGCTCCGCCCGCGCCGCCACGAAGGCGTCCACCGCGCGGTTCACGTCGTCCGTGGAGTGCGCGGCCGACAGCTGGACGCGGA
Protein-coding sequences here:
- a CDS encoding ThuA domain-containing protein; the protein is MSSTSPTAPRRGPVRPRPGPATPSPWLALIALLALVIGLGLTAPHRATAQADPKPAAAPFRVLVFSKVTNFPHDSIPAGVEAIKKLGAENGFEVEATDDATAFTDANLARFQAIVFNNTNSTPEKGDLLDTEQRAAFQKYVRAGGGYVGLHAASASERDWTWYEGLVGAIFDKHPEVQTGRVKVLDHAHPSTKGLPELWERTEEWYNWRTNPTGKVHTLAQVKVRDSVTGLDEGVDQPWSWCQNYDGGRSWYTAGGHAASAFQEEGFLKHILGGIEWAAGSKPGDCTATKTGAFQRTPLATNDLADPFELAVAPDRRVFFIQRTGKLKIIDQETLKVSTALDFDYTPEMTSQSDGLLGLALDPKFQDNHWVYLLNSDKTEKRINLSRFTEAGGKVDPASEKRLLTIPTWRGEGRANSHMAGSIAFDKRGDLYIATGDNTDPFASDGFSPIDEREGRRAWDAQGTSGNTNDLRGKVLRVTPKDDGTYAVPEGNLFAPGTDKTRSEIYAMGMRNPFRITTDPVSGALLMADYGPDSKNAAPDRGPEGTVEYNRITKAGNYGWPYCVGDNTPFNDYDFATKKSGAKFDCAKIVNDSPNNTGLRELPPAQPATVWYAYSASEKFPELGTGGGGPMSGPVYDYDADNPYKTKFPEYFEGKWFNYELTRQWFKVFSMQEKDQTFTDPRFDPAKSGDLNSINSIFPDLKWNQPFDADFGPDGAMYVIDFGLGSGTGRGGSNEGAGIYRIDYVADGRLPDARVTATPDNGSTPLKVTFSSAGSGLPGDKPVTYAWDFDGNGTTDSTEANPTYTYTEKGQFSARLKVTGPDGLSGLAVQEITVGNTRPVVTIQQPPNGGTFSFGDTIPFKVKVTDKEDGPIDCKRVVVQSQLGHDTHLHPLDNYTGCAGEIVTDAGDSHGAGQNLYYGITAQYEDKGASGVPALTGSSSLTLRTSFREGEHRTATGGAHEGAVIGDRADASGGKRLIEIEDGDWVSFDPVNLKGVDSLTVGAASGGLGGDIEFRAGSPTGKLLGKVSVPNTGGWGNFISPTTELADHEGTTKLYAVFTNPEWSSDKEDLLTVDWLHFNGPGVEKKAGAKVTAKAAPGSGSAPLAVKLTSTVQLPEGRTAASYHWDFGDNAKPTGTESGSAEHTYARKGTYTAHLTVTDDKGDTTTGAVRITAK
- a CDS encoding sugar phosphate isomerase/epimerase family protein, whose amino-acid sequence is MKRSGLNGTRRAFLGTSMGLAAAVGTALPARAGEASRCRRIPRGGIGMHLYTMRDVLAQDFAGTLEQLADIGYATVGVSGRHGNSAADIRRMLDAVDLKAVLEHVAYDTLKGSGLPQALDDLHTLGAKWPVVPSLPGALHTPDGFREAARQFNRIGQASRDAGLGPVLFHNHGTDHVVVGGTSLYDILVTETDPHLVGFELDVYWAAKGGADPATYFVRHRRRFPALHVKDMAPDGGFADVGSGTLDFAAMFDHARVGGVKQWLVEHDTPSDPFATARNSYAYLAALRY
- a CDS encoding GNAT family N-acetyltransferase; translation: MRDDRTPIRLCAEQLIAAADDLGALLADVVDGGSSLGFLKPLAPTAAADWWRGLAPAVAEGRLAVWAVRDAERVTGTVSVGFVDKPNGRHRAEILKLMVHGSARGQGLARTLLATAEQAAAEAGVTLLVLDTETGSPAESLYRTGGWTAAGVIPDYAADPAGALHPTTLFFKKVVGSGAPRPDDPARQYRSAAR
- a CDS encoding helix-turn-helix domain-containing protein — translated: MEHDGVDDRLAARLAELRAERGWSLGELADLSGVSRSTLSRAERAEISPTASLLNRLCAVYERTMSQLLSEVEAEPAQLVRAAEQGVWTDSASGFVRRSVSPPHAGLRGELVEGRLEPGADVAYDRPPVPGIEQHIWVLDGALEVTVQGDPHALDAGDCLRFRLWGPTRFRCVGQRTVRYALVVVAR